Proteins from a genomic interval of Pantoea deleyi:
- a CDS encoding DUF1283 family protein has protein sequence MKKMIPAVLMVLLSTAALTATANTNRLIIEDGSSALSNEAARQDKEQWNDTRMLRNKVNSRVEKEFDKTDRAFDTRDKCEQSLNLNAYWEPNTLRCLDRRSGRPVTP, from the coding sequence ATGAAAAAAATGATCCCTGCCGTGCTGATGGTGCTGCTTTCCACCGCGGCCCTGACTGCGACAGCCAATACCAATCGTCTGATCATTGAAGATGGCAGCTCTGCGCTGAGCAATGAAGCGGCGCGTCAGGACAAAGAGCAATGGAATGACACGCGGATGCTGCGCAACAAGGTGAACAGCCGCGTCGAGAAAGAGTTCGACAAAACCGACCGGGCATTTGATACCCGTGACAAGTGCGAGCAGAGCCTCAATCTTAACGCCTACTGGGAACCCAACACCCTGCGCTGTCTGGACCGCCGTTCAGGCCGCCCGGTTACCCCCTGA
- a CDS encoding glycine betaine ABC transporter substrate-binding protein encodes MLTRWIKKSVVALTATLLISQTAQAAAPLVMATKSFTEQHILSAMTVLWLQKKGFEVVPKRNIATTIGRNALLNKQIDMVWEYTGTSLIIFNHISQPMSSEQAYETVKKLDAKLGLIWLNPAPMNNTYAFAMTRKEAEKQGISTMSQLVAKIEQIRKTDPDNNWRLGLDLEFAGRSDGLKPLQKTYNLALDRPQIRQMDPGLVYNAIRDGFVNAGLIYTTDGRVKGFDLKVLEDDKHFFPSYNVTPVVRQDVLASHPGLDSALNQLSAQITDEAITELNKRVDIDHQSPEKVARDFLQSKNML; translated from the coding sequence ATGCTAACGCGCTGGATCAAGAAAAGCGTTGTCGCGCTGACGGCAACCCTGCTGATAAGCCAGACGGCACAGGCCGCAGCACCGCTGGTGATGGCCACCAAAAGTTTTACCGAGCAGCACATCCTCTCCGCCATGACGGTGCTATGGCTGCAGAAAAAAGGCTTTGAGGTGGTGCCGAAACGCAATATCGCCACCACCATCGGCCGCAATGCGCTGCTGAACAAACAGATCGATATGGTCTGGGAATATACCGGCACCTCCCTGATCATCTTCAACCACATCAGCCAGCCGATGTCTTCAGAGCAGGCGTATGAAACGGTGAAAAAGCTGGATGCAAAACTGGGGCTGATCTGGCTGAACCCGGCACCGATGAACAACACCTACGCATTTGCCATGACCCGCAAAGAGGCGGAAAAACAGGGGATCAGCACGATGTCGCAGCTGGTGGCGAAGATTGAGCAGATCCGTAAAACCGACCCGGATAACAACTGGCGGCTGGGCCTGGATCTGGAGTTTGCCGGTCGCTCTGATGGCCTGAAGCCGCTGCAGAAGACCTACAACCTGGCGCTGGATCGGCCGCAGATCCGCCAGATGGACCCCGGTCTGGTCTATAACGCGATCCGCGACGGCTTTGTGAATGCGGGGCTGATCTACACCACCGATGGCCGCGTCAAAGGCTTCGACCTGAAAGTGCTGGAGGATGATAAGCACTTCTTCCCCAGCTATAACGTGACGCCGGTGGTGCGCCAGGATGTGCTGGCGAGCCACCCGGGGCTGGACAGCGCGCTGAATCAGCTCTCGGCGCAGATCACCGATGAGGCGATCACCGAGCTGAACAAGCGGGTCGATATTGATCACCAGTCACCGGAAAAAGTGGCGCGTGATTTCCTTCAATCCAAAAACATGCTGTAA
- a CDS encoding YnfA family protein: MIKTALLFFITALAEITGCFLPWLWLKKGGSVWLLLPAAASLALFVWLLTLHPAASGRVYAAYGGVYVLTALLWLRVVDGVKLSAWDWSGALIAFSGMLIIVLGWGRG; this comes from the coding sequence CTGATTAAGACCGCCTTGCTGTTTTTTATTACCGCGCTGGCGGAGATTACCGGCTGTTTTCTGCCGTGGCTGTGGCTGAAAAAAGGGGGCTCCGTCTGGCTGCTGCTGCCTGCGGCGGCGAGCCTGGCACTCTTTGTCTGGCTGCTGACCCTGCATCCGGCGGCCAGTGGCCGGGTCTACGCCGCTTACGGGGGCGTCTATGTCCTGACGGCGCTGCTCTGGCTGCGGGTCGTGGATGGCGTGAAGTTAAGCGCGTGGGACTGGAGCGGGGCGTTGATTGCGTTCAGCGGGATGCTGATCATCGTGCTGGGCTGGGGGCGGGGATAA
- the guaD gene encoding guanine deaminase encodes MHPATDTAIRASFFDFTGTVTHPDDLLNQARYLEDGVLLLREGRVVGLDSWENSAARLAGQPVTDLRGRLIVPGFVDTHIHYPQTEMIGAFGEQLLEWLNQYTFPVEAQYHCPDHAARMSAFFLHQLLSNGTTSALVFGTVHPQSVEALFSAAEALNMRLIAGKVMMDRNAPDNLTETPEQSYQQTRALIERWHQRGRLSYALTPRFAPTSSPALLEKVQQLRQEFPDTWVHTHLSENPQEVAWVKALFPERQDYLDVYHHHQLTGRRSVFAHCLHLDDREWQCLHDTESAIAFCPTSNLFLGSGLFNLKRSWQQGVSVGIGTDVGAGTTFNMLQTLGEAYKVGQLQHYRLSAAEAFYHATLGGARALDLDQAIGNFNVGKEADFVVLDPAVSALQQLRIGNSKDIWEKLFVLMTLGDDRNIAQTWVAGRPVWQRESQEQAA; translated from the coding sequence ATGCACCCAGCGACCGACACGGCGATACGCGCCAGCTTCTTCGATTTCACGGGCACCGTGACGCATCCCGACGATCTTCTTAATCAGGCCCGCTATCTGGAGGATGGGGTGCTGCTGCTGCGCGAAGGCCGCGTGGTGGGGCTGGATAGCTGGGAAAACAGTGCGGCGCGGCTGGCAGGCCAGCCCGTTACCGACCTGCGCGGCAGGCTGATTGTGCCGGGCTTTGTCGATACCCACATTCACTATCCGCAGACCGAGATGATTGGCGCCTTCGGCGAGCAGTTGCTGGAGTGGCTCAATCAATACACTTTCCCGGTCGAGGCACAGTATCACTGCCCCGATCACGCGGCGCGGATGTCCGCCTTCTTTCTGCATCAGCTGCTCTCCAACGGCACCACCAGCGCGCTGGTGTTTGGCACCGTTCATCCGCAGTCGGTTGAAGCCCTGTTCAGCGCGGCCGAAGCCCTGAACATGCGGCTGATTGCCGGTAAGGTGATGATGGATCGCAATGCGCCCGACAACCTGACCGAGACGCCGGAGCAGAGCTACCAGCAGACGCGGGCGCTGATTGAGCGCTGGCATCAGCGCGGGCGACTGAGCTATGCGCTGACGCCGCGCTTTGCGCCGACCTCCTCCCCGGCGCTGCTGGAAAAAGTTCAGCAGCTGCGTCAGGAGTTCCCGGATACCTGGGTCCATACCCATCTCAGCGAGAACCCGCAGGAGGTAGCCTGGGTGAAAGCGCTGTTCCCGGAGCGTCAGGATTATCTGGATGTCTACCATCATCATCAGCTGACGGGCCGTCGCAGCGTCTTTGCGCACTGTCTGCATCTGGACGATCGGGAGTGGCAGTGTCTGCACGACACCGAATCCGCCATTGCGTTTTGTCCCACCTCCAACCTGTTTCTCGGCAGCGGGCTGTTCAACCTGAAACGCAGCTGGCAGCAGGGCGTCAGCGTCGGGATCGGGACCGATGTCGGCGCAGGTACCACCTTTAACATGCTGCAGACGCTGGGCGAAGCTTACAAGGTCGGGCAGTTACAGCACTACCGGCTCAGCGCCGCCGAAGCCTTCTATCACGCCACGCTGGGCGGCGCCCGCGCGCTGGACCTCGACCAGGCCATCGGCAATTTCAATGTGGGCAAAGAGGCCGATTTCGTGGTGCTCGATCCGGCCGTCTCGGCGCTGCAGCAGCTGCGCATCGGCAACAGCAAAGATATCTGGGAAAAACTGTTCGTGCTGATGACGCTGGGCGACGACCGCAATATTGCCCAGACCTGGGTCGCGGGTCGTCCGGTCTGGCAGCGCGAATCACAGGAGCAAGCCGCATGA
- the xdhA gene encoding xanthine dehydrogenase small subunit has product MIQFLLNNQLVTEETLDPNLTVLSYLRTRQQRTGTKEGCASGDCGACSVTLGKVVEGRIAYETVNSCLTLVSALQGRQLITVEDLRHGRALHPAQQAMVDCHGSQCGFCTPGFVMSLFSLQKRAEGWDRHEAETALAGNLCRCTGYRPIMAAAEQLCSQPVADLFEQQAATTVQRLEALASPEVQELAGEGRRCFLPKTPAQLAALCQAHPDAQLIAGGTDLSLQITQQHKKIGVLIALEQVAALKVCSEFDDHYLLGAGASLQQVSDFLSSRVPGVSEMLQRFASLQIRLQGTLGGNIANASPIGDASPVLLALNASLLLQTGEQQRSLPLDQFFTGYRQTQLKKGEFIRAIRIDKVTVSPDFVAWKVSKRLDDDISAVFAAFNLQMDQGVVSAARIAFGGMAATPRRAYHCEQALLGRPLDAVTVSHAAAALAEDFQPLSDFRASSDYRLKVAQNLLRRYWHRHNGDITCIEVSRYVS; this is encoded by the coding sequence ATGATCCAGTTTCTGTTAAATAATCAGCTTGTCACCGAAGAGACGCTCGACCCCAATCTCACGGTACTCAGTTATCTGCGCACCCGGCAGCAGCGCACCGGCACCAAAGAGGGCTGCGCCTCGGGCGATTGTGGTGCCTGCAGCGTCACCCTGGGCAAAGTCGTGGAGGGCAGGATAGCCTATGAAACCGTCAACAGCTGCCTGACGCTGGTCTCCGCCCTACAGGGCAGGCAGCTTATCACGGTGGAAGATCTGCGTCATGGCCGCGCCCTGCATCCGGCGCAGCAGGCGATGGTGGACTGCCACGGCTCGCAGTGCGGATTCTGCACGCCGGGCTTTGTGATGTCGCTGTTCAGCCTGCAGAAACGGGCGGAAGGCTGGGATCGCCACGAGGCGGAAACGGCGCTGGCCGGAAATCTCTGCCGCTGCACCGGCTACCGTCCCATTATGGCGGCCGCCGAACAGCTCTGTTCACAGCCGGTCGCCGATCTGTTTGAGCAGCAGGCCGCAACCACCGTGCAGCGGCTTGAGGCCCTGGCCAGTCCGGAGGTGCAGGAGCTGGCCGGTGAAGGTCGCCGCTGCTTCCTGCCGAAAACGCCCGCTCAGCTGGCCGCGCTCTGTCAGGCGCACCCCGACGCGCAGCTGATTGCCGGTGGCACCGACCTCAGCCTGCAGATCACCCAGCAGCATAAAAAGATCGGTGTGCTGATTGCCCTGGAGCAGGTCGCCGCGCTTAAAGTCTGCAGCGAATTCGACGACCACTATCTGCTGGGGGCGGGCGCGTCGCTGCAGCAGGTCAGCGATTTTCTGTCCAGCCGCGTTCCCGGCGTCAGTGAGATGCTGCAACGCTTCGCCTCGCTGCAGATCCGTCTGCAGGGCACCCTGGGCGGCAACATTGCCAATGCTTCGCCCATCGGCGACGCCTCGCCGGTGCTGCTGGCCCTGAATGCCAGCCTGCTGCTGCAGACGGGCGAACAGCAGCGCAGCCTGCCGCTCGACCAGTTCTTTACCGGCTACCGGCAGACGCAGCTGAAAAAAGGGGAGTTTATTCGCGCCATTCGTATCGATAAGGTGACGGTGTCACCTGATTTTGTGGCCTGGAAAGTCTCGAAACGGCTGGATGATGACATCTCGGCGGTGTTCGCGGCCTTTAACCTGCAGATGGATCAGGGCGTCGTCAGCGCCGCCCGCATCGCCTTTGGCGGCATGGCCGCCACGCCCCGGCGTGCGTATCACTGCGAACAGGCGCTGCTCGGCCGGCCGCTGGATGCGGTGACAGTGTCACACGCAGCGGCCGCGCTGGCCGAAGATTTCCAGCCGCTTTCCGATTTTCGTGCCAGCAGCGACTACCGCCTCAAGGTGGCGCAGAACCTGCTTCGCCGCTACTGGCATCGCCACAACGGCGACATAACCTGTATCGAGGTCTCACGCTATGTCTCATAA
- the osmW gene encoding osmoprotectant ABC transporter permease OsmW: MDTLHYIMDNWSTLLTLSWQHSWLVLVAVGLAIVIGVPLGILIVRVRWLATPILGIATVVLTIPTIALFGLMIPLFSLIGQGIGALPAITAVFLYSLLPIVRNTHTALENLPDGLREAGRGIGMTFWQRLRWVEIPMALPVIFGGIRTAVVMNVGVMAIAAVIGAGGLGQLLLDGISGSDIRMLIAGALMICLLAIFLDWLLHRLQQALTPKGIR; the protein is encoded by the coding sequence GTGGATACCCTTCACTACATCATGGATAACTGGAGCACCCTGCTGACCCTGAGCTGGCAGCACAGCTGGCTGGTTCTGGTGGCGGTGGGCCTGGCGATTGTGATTGGCGTGCCGCTGGGCATTCTGATCGTGCGCGTCAGATGGCTGGCAACCCCGATTCTGGGGATCGCCACCGTGGTACTGACCATTCCGACCATTGCCCTGTTTGGCCTGATGATCCCGCTGTTTTCGCTGATCGGTCAGGGTATCGGGGCGCTGCCCGCGATTACGGCGGTGTTCCTCTACTCGCTGCTGCCTATCGTGCGTAACACCCACACCGCGCTGGAGAACCTGCCGGATGGCCTGCGTGAAGCGGGTCGCGGCATCGGCATGACCTTCTGGCAGCGTCTGCGCTGGGTAGAGATCCCGATGGCGCTGCCGGTGATTTTCGGCGGCATCCGGACCGCCGTGGTGATGAACGTTGGCGTGATGGCGATCGCCGCGGTAATTGGCGCAGGCGGTCTGGGACAGCTGCTGCTGGATGGGATCAGCGGCAGTGATATTCGTATGCTGATTGCCGGGGCACTGATGATTTGTCTGCTGGCTATTTTTCTTGACTGGCTGCTGCATCGTCTGCAGCAGGCGCTGACTCCAAAGGGGATTCGATAA
- the ydfG gene encoding bifunctional NADP-dependent 3-hydroxy acid dehydrogenase/3-hydroxypropionate dehydrogenase YdfG produces MIIFVTGATAGFGQSITRRFIENGHKVIATGRRAERLKALKEELGDNLYTVQFDVRNRAAIEEAVSQLPAEWHNIDVLVNNAGLALGIEPAHKASVEDWENMIDTNTKGLVYMTRALLPQMVERNVGHIINIGSIAGSWPYAGGNVYGATKAFVRQFSLNLRTDLHGTALRVTDIEPGLVGGTEFSNVRFKGDDDKAGQVYEGATALTPEDVTEAVWWVATLPKHVNINTLEMMPVSQTLAGLKVHKP; encoded by the coding sequence ATGATTATTTTTGTCACCGGCGCGACCGCCGGTTTTGGTCAAAGCATCACCCGCCGCTTCATCGAAAATGGTCATAAAGTGATCGCCACCGGACGCCGCGCCGAGCGTCTGAAAGCGCTGAAAGAGGAGCTGGGCGACAACCTCTATACGGTGCAGTTCGACGTACGTAACCGCGCCGCGATTGAGGAGGCGGTGAGCCAGCTTCCGGCCGAATGGCACAATATCGACGTGCTGGTCAACAATGCCGGTCTGGCGCTGGGCATCGAGCCTGCGCACAAGGCCAGCGTGGAGGACTGGGAAAATATGATCGACACCAACACCAAAGGGCTGGTCTACATGACCCGCGCCCTGCTGCCGCAGATGGTGGAGCGCAACGTGGGTCATATCATCAATATCGGGTCGATTGCCGGTAGCTGGCCCTATGCCGGGGGCAACGTCTATGGTGCGACCAAAGCCTTTGTGCGCCAGTTCAGCCTGAATCTGCGCACCGACCTGCACGGCACCGCGCTGCGCGTGACCGACATTGAGCCGGGTCTGGTGGGCGGCACGGAGTTTTCTAACGTCCGTTTCAAAGGTGACGATGACAAAGCGGGTCAGGTCTATGAAGGCGCCACCGCCCTGACGCCGGAGGATGTGACCGAGGCGGTCTGGTGGGTCGCGACGCTGCCGAAGCACGTCAACATCAACACCCTAGAGATGATGCCGGTCAGTCAGACCCTGGCGGGCCTGAAAGTCCACAAGCCTTAA
- a CDS encoding MDR family MFS transporter: protein MTDSAQLQTGHRHWILIACMLAMFMAAIEVTIVATAMPTIIADLGGFSQFGWVFSIYLLTQAVSVPLYGRLADRVGRKTMFFVGTTIFLLGSVLCGFAHSMFWLILFRAFQGLGAGAIMPLSSTIVADIYSPRERASVQGWLSSVWGVAAIVGPLTGAWLVQHFSWPVIFWVNLPIGLISMLMLARWLPSHPQEEGAQPLNVAGSGWLMLCVTALLTALLQAEQLGLWLVPFLLVSLLAGWQLRRHEQRAAAPLFPLVIWRSRLIVAGNAGNLIIGAAMMGISAFLPTWIQGIRGGSPLQAGSVLAMMSIGWPLASTLSGRLMLRTSYRFTAQLGVLLLVTGSALLLFLQPASSLFQAGFTAFLIGTGMGMTSTTFLVSVQNQADYQIRGICTASIMFSRMIGSAVGTAIMGAVLNLNLQWRLPDIQDPVQQIMSAQSRQQLPPETLQQMVAAIATSLHWVFVVALITALLAIGVAWMMPRQRPEQAD from the coding sequence ATGACTGACAGCGCACAACTTCAGACCGGACACCGCCACTGGATCTTAATCGCCTGCATGCTGGCGATGTTTATGGCGGCAATCGAAGTCACCATCGTCGCCACCGCCATGCCTACCATTATCGCCGACCTGGGCGGGTTTTCGCAGTTTGGCTGGGTGTTCTCTATCTATCTGCTGACCCAGGCGGTGAGCGTGCCGCTCTACGGCCGGCTGGCGGACAGGGTCGGTCGCAAGACGATGTTTTTTGTCGGCACCACGATCTTCCTGCTGGGATCCGTACTGTGCGGGTTTGCGCACAGCATGTTCTGGCTCATCCTGTTCCGGGCGTTTCAGGGGCTGGGCGCGGGGGCCATCATGCCGCTCAGCTCCACCATCGTGGCCGATATCTACTCGCCGCGCGAACGCGCCAGCGTTCAGGGCTGGCTGTCCAGCGTCTGGGGCGTGGCCGCGATTGTCGGGCCGCTGACCGGAGCCTGGCTGGTGCAGCACTTCAGCTGGCCGGTGATTTTCTGGGTCAATCTGCCGATAGGCTTAATCAGTATGCTGATGCTGGCGCGCTGGCTGCCGTCACATCCGCAGGAAGAGGGCGCGCAGCCGCTGAACGTGGCGGGCAGCGGCTGGCTGATGCTCTGCGTGACCGCCCTGCTGACCGCGCTGCTGCAGGCGGAGCAACTGGGTCTCTGGCTGGTGCCGTTTCTGCTGGTGTCGCTGCTGGCGGGCTGGCAGCTCCGGCGGCATGAGCAGCGGGCCGCGGCACCGCTGTTTCCGCTGGTGATCTGGCGCAGCCGGCTGATTGTGGCGGGGAACGCGGGTAACCTGATTATCGGGGCAGCCATGATGGGGATCAGCGCCTTTCTGCCCACCTGGATTCAGGGCATCCGCGGCGGCTCACCGCTGCAGGCGGGCAGCGTGCTGGCGATGATGTCGATTGGCTGGCCGCTGGCCAGCACCCTCAGCGGCAGACTGATGCTGCGTACCTCCTATCGCTTCACCGCCCAGCTCGGCGTACTGCTGCTGGTGACCGGCAGCGCACTACTGCTGTTTCTGCAGCCTGCAAGCTCCTTGTTTCAGGCGGGCTTTACGGCCTTCCTGATCGGCACCGGTATGGGGATGACCAGCACGACCTTCCTGGTGTCGGTACAGAACCAGGCGGATTATCAGATTCGCGGCATCTGTACCGCGTCAATCATGTTCAGCCGGATGATCGGGTCGGCGGTGGGGACGGCCATTATGGGCGCAGTGCTCAACCTCAACCTGCAGTGGCGTCTGCCGGATATTCAGGATCCGGTGCAGCAGATTATGTCCGCTCAGAGCCGTCAGCAGTTACCGCCGGAGACGCTGCAGCAGATGGTCGCGGCAATTGCCACATCGCTGCACTGGGTCTTTGTGGTGGCGCTGATTACGGCGCTGCTGGCGATAGGGGTGGCGTGGATGATGCCGCGTCAGCGGCCGGAACAGGCGGACTAG
- a CDS encoding DUF1161 domain-containing protein, with amino-acid sequence MKLQRVLFTAALFALPLMAQASCESVKADISQKIIQNGVPESGFSLDIVANDQVDQAGGQVVGHCDNDTQKIVYKRTGSDNDASVPASAGSSQDAPAQ; translated from the coding sequence ATGAAGCTACAGAGAGTGTTGTTCACTGCGGCGTTGTTTGCTCTGCCGCTGATGGCGCAGGCATCCTGTGAGTCAGTAAAAGCCGATATCAGCCAGAAAATTATTCAGAACGGCGTACCCGAATCGGGCTTCAGTCTCGACATCGTCGCCAACGATCAGGTTGATCAGGCGGGCGGTCAGGTCGTCGGCCATTGTGACAACGACACCCAGAAGATCGTTTATAAACGCACGGGCAGCGACAACGACGCCAGTGTGCCCGCCAGTGCCGGCAGTTCGCAGGACGCGCCAGCACAGTAG
- the osmV gene encoding osmoprotectant ABC transporter ATP-binding protein OsmV — translation MITLENLTKTFIQKNGTTNNAVDNVSLHVPAGEMCVLLGPSGCGKTTTLKMINRLIPATSGRILINGEDTSTQDTTTLRRNIGYVIQQIGLFPNMTIEENITVVPRMLGWNKKQCHERATELMSMVALDPKKFLHRYPREMSGGQQQRIGVIRALAADPPVLLMDEPFGAVDPINREVIQNEFLDMQRQLKKTVMLVSHDIDEALKLGDRIAVFGQGKIVQCASPDELLATPANEFVGSFVGQDRTLKRLLLVQAGDVTDQQPTITVRRSTPLAEAFGTMDENDMRSITVVDEDGKPLGFVKRREARNVSGRCEEKLHTFRVTGKAEENLRVVLSKLYEHNTVWMPIVDEEGRYSGEISQDYIADYLSSGRTRRRLNP, via the coding sequence ATGATAACGCTGGAAAACCTGACGAAAACCTTTATCCAGAAAAACGGCACCACCAATAACGCCGTCGATAACGTCAGCCTGCATGTGCCAGCCGGTGAGATGTGCGTGCTGCTCGGCCCGTCGGGCTGCGGTAAAACCACCACGCTGAAGATGATTAACCGGCTGATCCCCGCCACCAGTGGCCGCATCCTGATCAACGGGGAAGATACCAGCACCCAGGACACCACCACCCTGCGCCGCAACATCGGCTATGTGATCCAGCAGATTGGTCTGTTTCCCAACATGACCATCGAGGAGAACATCACTGTGGTGCCGCGGATGCTCGGCTGGAACAAAAAGCAGTGTCACGAGCGCGCCACCGAGCTGATGAGCATGGTGGCACTCGATCCTAAAAAGTTTCTGCATCGCTATCCGCGTGAGATGTCCGGCGGTCAGCAGCAGCGTATCGGCGTAATCCGTGCGCTGGCGGCGGATCCACCGGTGCTGCTGATGGATGAGCCTTTTGGTGCGGTTGACCCGATTAACCGCGAAGTGATCCAGAATGAGTTCCTGGACATGCAGCGTCAGCTGAAGAAAACCGTGATGCTGGTGAGCCACGATATCGACGAGGCGCTGAAGCTGGGAGACCGCATCGCGGTGTTTGGTCAGGGCAAAATCGTGCAGTGCGCCAGCCCGGATGAGCTGCTGGCGACCCCGGCCAATGAGTTTGTCGGCTCCTTCGTCGGCCAGGACCGCACGCTGAAGCGTCTGTTACTGGTGCAGGCGGGCGACGTGACCGACCAGCAGCCGACCATCACCGTGCGCCGCTCCACGCCGCTGGCGGAAGCCTTTGGCACCATGGATGAGAACGATATGCGCTCGATTACCGTGGTCGACGAGGATGGCAAACCGCTGGGCTTTGTGAAGCGTCGTGAGGCGCGAAACGTCAGCGGCCGCTGCGAAGAGAAGCTGCACACCTTCAGGGTGACGGGCAAAGCAGAGGAGAACCTGCGTGTCGTGCTCTCCAAACTCTATGAGCACAACACCGTCTGGATGCCGATCGTCGATGAAGAGGGGCGCTACAGCGGGGAGATCTCGCAGGATTATATCGCAGACTACCTCAGTTCGGGGCGTACCCGTCGTCGTCTCAATCCGTAA
- a CDS encoding ABC transporter permease, producing the protein MQNASLAKRAGLALLAVVAVIAVLIWGLGWDQLVARKVDLLYLGQQHLFLVFWSMLFALLVGIPSGILLSRPFARRWAETVMQIFNVGNTLPPLAVLALAMVIIGIGDRPALIALFLASLLPIVRNTFSGLSAVPPSLLEAANGIGMTKWQRLRQVELPNALPVILSGVRIATAINVGTAPLAFLIGASSFGELIFPGIYLNDFPTLILGAVATALVALVLDMMLAALGRFLSPHAAA; encoded by the coding sequence ATGCAAAATGCTTCACTGGCGAAACGCGCCGGTCTGGCGCTGCTTGCAGTGGTCGCGGTAATCGCCGTACTGATCTGGGGCCTCGGCTGGGATCAGCTGGTGGCCCGCAAAGTCGATCTGCTCTATCTGGGGCAACAACATCTCTTCTTAGTGTTCTGGTCCATGCTGTTCGCGCTGCTGGTCGGTATTCCCAGCGGCATCCTGCTCAGCCGCCCTTTTGCCCGCCGCTGGGCCGAAACCGTCATGCAGATTTTTAACGTCGGTAACACCCTGCCGCCGCTGGCGGTGCTGGCGCTGGCGATGGTCATCATCGGGATTGGCGACCGTCCGGCCCTGATTGCGCTGTTCCTGGCCTCGCTGCTGCCCATCGTCCGTAACACCTTCTCGGGTCTGAGCGCGGTGCCGCCGTCGCTGCTCGAAGCCGCAAACGGTATCGGCATGACCAAATGGCAGCGTCTGCGTCAGGTCGAACTGCCGAATGCCCTGCCGGTGATCCTCTCCGGCGTGCGCATCGCCACCGCCATCAACGTCGGCACCGCGCCGCTGGCCTTCCTGATTGGCGCCAGCAGTTTTGGTGAGCTGATCTTCCCGGGCATCTATCTCAACGACTTCCCGACGCTGATTCTGGGCGCCGTCGCGACCGCTCTGGTGGCGCTGGTTCTGGATATGATGCTGGCCGCGCTGGGCCGCTTTCTGAGTCCGCACGCCGCGGCCTGA